A window of Actinomadura viridis genomic DNA:
ACTACTTCGCCCCGCTCGACGTCTCGCTGCTGGGCAAGGCCCGCCGGACCGGCCTGCTCGACGTCCGCGTGCACGACCTGCGGGAATGGACCCACGACCGGCACCGCACCGTCGACGACACCCCCTACGGCGGCGGCCCCGGCATGGTGATGAAGCCCGAACCGTGGGGCGAGGTGCTGGACACCGTGGCCCCGCCCGGATCGGACCCGGCCCCGCGCCTGGTGGTGCCCACGCCCAGCGGACGGCCGTTCACCCAGGCCATGGCCGCCGAACTGGCGGCCGAGCCGTGGCTGGTGTTCGCCTGCGGGCGGTACGAGGGCATCGACTCCCGGGTGGTGGACGAGGCCCGCACCCGGATGCGGGTGGACGAGGTGAGCCTCGGCGACTTCGTCCTGGCCGGCGGGGAGGTCGCCGTCCTGGTCATGGTGGAGGCGGTCGGGCGGCTCCTGCCCGGAGTGCTCGGCAACGCCGACTCGGTCACCGACGACTCGTTCGCTCCCGGCCCGATGGAGTCGCTCCTCGAAGGCCCCGTCTACACCAAGCCCCCGCTCTGGCGCGACCGTCCCGTACCGGAGGTCCTGCTCTCGGGCAACCACGGGGCGATCGCGCGCTGGCGCCGGGACGAGGCGCTGCGCCGCACCGCCCGGAACCGGCCCGACCTGCTCGTCCGCA
This region includes:
- the trmD gene encoding tRNA (guanosine(37)-N1)-methyltransferase TrmD gives rise to the protein MKLDIVTIFPDYFAPLDVSLLGKARRTGLLDVRVHDLREWTHDRHRTVDDTPYGGGPGMVMKPEPWGEVLDTVAPPGSDPAPRLVVPTPSGRPFTQAMAAELAAEPWLVFACGRYEGIDSRVVDEARTRMRVDEVSLGDFVLAGGEVAVLVMVEAVGRLLPGVLGNADSVTDDSFAPGPMESLLEGPVYTKPPLWRDRPVPEVLLSGNHGAIARWRRDEALRRTARNRPDLLVRMDPGSLDEHDRRVLREAGFPVDGERMAH